A region from the Hydra vulgaris chromosome 10, alternate assembly HydraT2T_AEP genome encodes:
- the LOC136086206 gene encoding uncharacterized protein LOC136086206, whose product MVLQGAASETTSEVSISDPIAKPKICTFLLKGSVAKKQSNGIKSLTIDEAQHNESEFLTKDYRRILSENINLKEKLLSFQITIESFTDDEKVLYYTGLPSSKVLLALFQHVEAYISLTALSQLSKFQKVILVLMKLRLGTPLQDLAFRFDISHSVASKTFKNILHILYVRMKPLIFWPERKELQQPMPLSFRQNFGLKIAVIKDCFEIFIEKPSNLMARAQTWSNYKSHNTVKYLIGIVPQGVISYISQGWGGRTSDKLITEQCGLLKKLNPGDVVLADRGFNIADSVGLMCAEVKIPAFTRGKKQLSAVDVESTRKIAHSRVNVERVIGLVRNKYTILKEILPVDFLMCEADNITTVDKIVTVSCALTNCCKSIVRFD is encoded by the exons ATGGTGTTGC AGGGAGCTGCCAGTGAAACAACTAGCGAGGTTTCAATCAGCGATCCAATTGCAAAACCTAAAATATGCACTTTTTTGTTGAAAGGTTCTGTTGCTAAGAAGCAAAGTAATGGAATCAAATCCCTTACGATTGATGAAGCGCAACATAATGAAAGCGAATTCCTGACGAAAGATTATAGGCGAATTCTAAGTGAAAACATTAATTTGAAGGAAAAGCTCTTATCGTTTCAAATAACAATTGAGTCTTTTACCGATGATGAGAAAGTTCTTTATTACACAGGCTTACCCAGTAGCAAAGTGTTATTGGCTTTATTTCAGCATGTCGAAGCATATATTTCATTAACAGCGCTTTCGCAACTATCTAAGTTCCAAAAAGTGATTCTTGTGCTAATGAAGCTGCGTCTTGGAACCCCATTACAAGACTTAGCATTTCGGTTTGACATTTCCCATTCCGTTGCGTCAAAAACTTTCAAGAATATTTTGCACATATTATATGTTCGAATGAAACCTCTGATTTTCTGGCCGGAAAGAAAAGAATTACAACAACCCATGCCATTATCGTTTAGACAAAACTTTGGGCTTAAGATAGCTGTCATCAAAGactgttttgaaatttttattgaaaaacccTCAAATCTTATGGCCAGAGCACAAACATGGAGCAACTATAAAAGTCATAACACCGTAAAATATTTGATCGGCATTGTTCCACAAGGCGTTATTTCTTACATTTCCCAGGGATGGGGTGGGAGAACTAGCGATAAACTTATCACCGAACAATGTGGGCTCCTTAAGAAGCTAAATCCTGGAGATGTAGTGCTAGCTGACCGAGGTTTTAACATAGCCGACTCTGTTGGTCTTATGTGTGCTGAGGTTAAAATCCCAGCCTTTACAAGAGGAAAGAAGCAGCTATCAGCTGTTGATGTCGAAAGTACTAGAAAAATCGCCCATTCGAGAGTCAATGTAGAAAGAGTGATTGGATTAGTAAGAAACAAATACACTATATTAAAGGAAATTTTACCAGTTGATTTTTTAATGTGCGAGGCAGACAATATAACGACTGTAGACAAAATTGTTACAGTGAGTTGCGCACTTACCAATTGTTGCAAATCAATCGTACGTTTTGATTAA